A genome region from Deltaproteobacteria bacterium HGW-Deltaproteobacteria-2 includes the following:
- a CDS encoding AI-2E family transporter: MKDKQQTNFQNIIFLILLAFITGLLAYILKPFFFAVFWAVLIASVFAPLYKFINKKIVNPNICAGITMMGIILCLILPVGLLIDLLIMEIIDIYQSFNSYSSNWIGTFSEALKALSKKPIFASLNLDQTFLINKSQEAFKVLTSYVFSHISEFTQNTILVVVQFAVMLYSLFFFLRDGKRLVKTITENIPVDNKHLEHFINQFLTTAKASLKFTFIIGGIQGFLGGMIFYITGIERALVWGVLMFALSIVPAIGCALIWAPAGIIMLLLGNIWQGVTILIFGSLVISSVDNLLRPVLLGRDTQMHSLLIFLSTLGGIAAMGFSGFILGPVIASLFLAGWKLFPEIYQK, from the coding sequence ATGAAAGATAAACAGCAGACAAATTTTCAAAACATTATTTTTCTCATATTGCTGGCTTTTATTACTGGTTTATTAGCTTACATTTTGAAACCTTTTTTCTTCGCTGTTTTCTGGGCAGTCCTTATCGCCAGTGTATTTGCTCCATTATACAAATTTATTAATAAAAAGATTGTAAACCCCAATATTTGCGCCGGCATAACGATGATGGGTATTATTCTTTGTTTAATTCTGCCTGTTGGATTACTCATCGACCTGCTGATTATGGAAATAATTGATATCTATCAATCCTTTAATTCCTATAGCAGCAATTGGATAGGCACTTTTTCCGAAGCACTGAAAGCTTTGAGCAAAAAGCCGATATTTGCCAGTTTGAACTTGGATCAGACTTTTCTGATTAATAAATCACAGGAAGCTTTTAAAGTTCTTACCAGTTACGTTTTTAGCCACATATCAGAGTTCACGCAAAACACAATTCTTGTTGTTGTCCAGTTCGCGGTTATGCTTTACAGTCTGTTTTTCTTTCTGCGCGATGGAAAACGGCTGGTGAAAACCATTACCGAAAACATTCCCGTAGATAATAAACATCTGGAACATTTTATTAATCAATTTTTGACAACAGCCAAAGCGTCTTTAAAATTCACTTTTATCATAGGCGGTATTCAGGGTTTTTTAGGAGGAATGATTTTTTATATAACCGGAATTGAAAGGGCGCTGGTCTGGGGTGTTCTTATGTTCGCTCTTTCCATTGTTCCTGCTATCGGTTGCGCATTAATCTGGGCGCCAGCGGGCATTATTATGTTATTGCTGGGAAATATCTGGCAAGGCGTCACCATCCTTATCTTTGGATCGCTGGTTATCAGCAGTGTGGATAATTTGCTAAGACCGGTTCTTCTGGGCCGTGACACTCAGATGCACTCTCTTTTAATATTTCTTTCTACACTCGGCGGAATAGCTGCTATGGGATTTTCCGGTTTTATCCTGGGACCGGTTATCGCTTCTCTTTTTCTCGCCGGTTGGAAATTATTTCCGGAAATTTATCAGAAATAA
- a CDS encoding TIGR03084 family protein has product MKEIVRDLKEEYEALDTIVSGLDEKDWYIKTPFFDWTAKDTISHLVYYDNAAMLSATDAEAFEKHTANMLSGITNYDELHERVNSVGGNLSIADLLSWWRKERKNLILAYESLDPKTRLPWYGPTMSARSSAVARMMETWAHGQDIVDTFSISRPASNRLKHISHLGVATFKWSFTVRQLEVPNEPVRVELTGPSGDLWTWGPEDAENIICGTAEDFCLLVSQRRNIIDTGIVYKGDVASKWVSIAQIFAGPPEEPPKPGYRKINKDC; this is encoded by the coding sequence ATGAAAGAAATAGTCCGCGATCTTAAAGAAGAATATGAAGCCCTTGATACTATTGTTTCAGGCCTCGATGAGAAGGACTGGTATATTAAAACGCCGTTTTTTGATTGGACCGCAAAAGATACAATCAGTCACTTGGTCTATTATGATAATGCCGCCATGCTTTCGGCAACTGATGCTGAGGCGTTCGAAAAACATACAGCAAATATGCTCTCCGGCATTACAAACTATGACGAACTACACGAAAGAGTAAATTCAGTTGGGGGTAATCTATCCATTGCGGATTTGCTTTCATGGTGGCGTAAGGAGCGCAAAAACCTTATTTTAGCCTATGAATCTTTAGATCCAAAGACCAGATTGCCATGGTACGGCCCCACGATGAGCGCCCGGTCTTCAGCGGTCGCGCGAATGATGGAAACATGGGCGCACGGCCAGGATATAGTTGATACTTTTTCTATATCACGTCCGGCATCCAACCGACTTAAACATATATCCCATCTCGGAGTAGCCACTTTCAAATGGAGTTTTACTGTTCGTCAACTGGAAGTTCCGAATGAACCGGTAAGAGTTGAGCTGACCGGTCCGTCAGGAGATCTTTGGACATGGGGCCCCGAGGACGCTGAAAACATTATCTGCGGCACTGCAGAAGATTTTTGTCTATTGGTATCACAGCGGCGTAATATTATCGATACCGGTATAGTATATAAAGGAGATGTTGCGAGCAAATGGGTGTCAATTGCACAAATCTTTGCCGGGCCGCCCGAAGAGCCGCCAAAGCCGGGATATAGGAAAATAAATAAGGATTGTTAG
- a CDS encoding O-acetyl-ADP-ribose deacetylase — protein MVRLRAIQANIVTLSVDAIVNAANSSLLGGGGVDGAIHRAAGPKLLEECRLLGGCKTGEAKLTKGYELPARFVIHTVGPVWRGGKNGEPELLASCYRNSLAIANKQGFKTIAFPSISTGVYGYPFELAARVAVDTASEVIQKSSKLEEVIFCCFSPSDLEVYESLLP, from the coding sequence ATGGTCAGATTACGGGCAATTCAGGCAAATATTGTTACCCTTTCTGTTGATGCAATTGTCAATGCGGCAAACTCATCGCTTCTTGGCGGAGGCGGAGTTGACGGCGCAATCCATCGCGCCGCAGGGCCCAAACTGCTTGAAGAATGTCGCCTGCTTGGCGGATGCAAAACCGGCGAGGCAAAACTGACAAAGGGCTATGAATTGCCGGCGCGATTTGTCATTCATACTGTGGGACCGGTTTGGAGAGGCGGTAAAAACGGCGAGCCGGAGTTGCTTGCGTCCTGTTACCGGAATTCTTTAGCCATCGCTAACAAACAAGGATTTAAAACGATTGCTTTCCCCAGCATCAGCACCGGCGTTTATGGATATCCCTTTGAACTGGCAGCTCGAGTTGCCGTGGATACAGCATCTGAAGTGATTCAAAAATCGTCGAAATTAGAAGAGGTCATTTTCTGCTGCTTTTCACCAAGCGATCTAGAAGTTTACGAATCCCTCCTGCCATAG
- a CDS encoding acetyl-CoA acetyltransferase, translating into MTMIRPVIVGVGQITHRFGDNENALHPLQLAKMAVEKSLDDAQCSEILRHVDLLSVINMFSWTYENPSGLLCEMLSIKPKVAEYTAIGGNTPQWLVNRAAKKIVAGEIEIALICGAEAMYTVAAAAKKNTILDWPYSKNNPTMVGDNRSASNSDEVKHYAEVPITVYPLFENALRSERNLSIADHNKFLAEFCAGFSKIAAKNPLAWFREEKSAQEIEIVTPVNRMIGFPYTKFMNPIMDVNQAAAIIITSSKVAKRLSIPKNKWIYLHAGYDATDKWFVSDRANYTSSPAIKEIVGAALESTGINISEIDFFDLYSCFPCAAVIAAKSIGLNLNKLPPLTITGGLAYFGGPGNNYSLHAIAHAVERLRKNPEELGLITALGWYITKHSVGIYGGMEPKNLLCFDQSENIQRKIDSMHSPELAEKPGGPAMVETYTVMHDRHGEPLNSIIIARLEDGRRCWAHTEKDPSLFQLMETEEFVGRKGLVTSRDNAPNLFRFY; encoded by the coding sequence ATGACGATGATACGTCCTGTGATTGTCGGTGTCGGCCAGATAACCCATCGTTTTGGAGATAACGAAAACGCATTGCACCCCCTGCAACTGGCGAAAATGGCCGTTGAGAAAAGCCTTGACGACGCACAATGCTCCGAAATTCTTCGCCACGTTGATTTATTGTCTGTTATCAACATGTTTTCCTGGACGTATGAAAATCCGTCTGGCCTGCTTTGTGAAATGCTCTCCATTAAGCCGAAAGTGGCTGAATACACTGCTATAGGAGGAAATACTCCGCAATGGCTGGTGAACAGGGCCGCTAAAAAAATTGTGGCGGGTGAAATAGAAATAGCCTTGATTTGCGGAGCGGAAGCCATGTATACGGTTGCTGCCGCAGCGAAAAAAAATACTATTCTGGACTGGCCTTATTCTAAGAACAATCCAACCATGGTGGGCGATAACCGTTCTGCATCGAATTCCGACGAAGTTAAGCATTATGCAGAAGTGCCCATCACTGTATATCCTCTTTTCGAGAACGCTTTGAGATCTGAACGTAATCTCAGTATTGCAGATCATAATAAATTCCTAGCCGAATTCTGTGCCGGATTTTCTAAAATTGCGGCAAAAAATCCGCTTGCCTGGTTTAGAGAAGAGAAAAGTGCTCAGGAGATAGAAATTGTAACTCCGGTTAATCGCATGATCGGTTTTCCTTACACAAAATTTATGAATCCGATAATGGATGTAAACCAAGCCGCTGCTATAATTATTACCAGCAGTAAAGTTGCTAAGCGGCTATCAATACCGAAAAATAAATGGATTTATCTGCATGCCGGATATGATGCTACTGACAAATGGTTCGTATCAGACAGGGCAAACTATACTTCCAGTCCGGCAATCAAGGAGATAGTCGGCGCGGCGCTTGAGTCAACCGGAATTAATATCAGTGAAATAGATTTCTTTGACCTCTATAGTTGCTTCCCCTGCGCGGCGGTTATAGCGGCAAAATCAATAGGATTGAATCTTAACAAACTGCCACCTTTGACGATAACGGGAGGACTGGCGTACTTTGGCGGTCCTGGCAACAATTATTCATTACATGCCATTGCTCATGCCGTGGAGAGGTTGCGAAAAAATCCTGAAGAATTAGGTCTCATCACCGCTCTGGGATGGTACATTACAAAACACTCTGTTGGAATATACGGCGGAATGGAACCAAAGAATTTACTTTGCTTTGATCAATCTGAAAATATACAACGCAAAATCGACAGCATGCATAGTCCTGAACTGGCAGAAAAACCAGGCGGTCCGGCGATGGTTGAAACTTATACAGTAATGCATGATCGCCATGGGGAACCCCTTAATTCCATAATCATAGCAAGATTAGAGGACGGCAGAAGGTGTTGGGCGCATACGGAAAAAGACCCGTCCCTTTTTCAACTCATGGAAACAGAGGAATTTGTCGGAAGAAAAGGATTGGTTACCTCGCGTGATAACGCACCAAATTTGTTCCGCTTTTATTAA
- a CDS encoding acetyl-CoA C-acyltransferase, with product MRECVLIDGVRSANCRAHAEKGWFRNIMPDVILTTVYSALFDKVKKIRPEDVEAVYVGTSNQSGCQNELARFSWLAGGFPESVPQNHVNMQCPSGMAATEHAARAILADEGDIYIAAGVEDMQHVPMGHSMEWPKRLFEKYNMNDLMMGVTAEKVAEVYNISRTDMENMAYWSNMKAAQATKEGKFKREIVPIEGEKEDGTKFMVDTDQWIREDITMEKMATMQSPFKPGGVVTAATSSPLSTGAAAMLLMERNLADKLGLGYHLKYVAGAMAGCDPYVMGIGPIPAVKKALARAGLDVKDIGIWEINEAFCSQVLAIVREFRIEENAPFKNVNIWGGATALGHPLGESGVRLSVTLNTIMKTERKDAKYGCASLCGGWGIGNAVIWENVHK from the coding sequence ATCAGGGAATGCGTTCTAATTGACGGTGTAAGATCGGCAAACTGTCGCGCGCACGCGGAGAAAGGATGGTTCAGAAACATAATGCCGGATGTAATTCTCACAACAGTTTATTCTGCTTTATTTGATAAGGTTAAGAAGATCAGACCGGAAGACGTTGAAGCGGTTTATGTGGGTACCTCAAATCAGTCCGGTTGCCAAAATGAACTGGCGCGCTTTTCATGGCTGGCTGGTGGATTTCCGGAGAGTGTTCCACAGAATCATGTTAACATGCAATGCCCCTCAGGGATGGCAGCAACAGAACATGCCGCAAGAGCTATTTTAGCCGACGAGGGAGACATCTACATTGCCGCAGGTGTTGAAGACATGCAGCACGTTCCAATGGGTCACTCTATGGAATGGCCTAAAAGGTTGTTTGAAAAGTATAATATGAACGATCTTATGATGGGTGTAACAGCGGAAAAAGTAGCAGAAGTTTATAATATCAGCAGAACAGACATGGAAAACATGGCATACTGGAGTAATATGAAAGCCGCTCAGGCTACGAAGGAAGGAAAATTCAAAAGAGAGATAGTTCCCATAGAAGGAGAAAAAGAAGACGGCACAAAGTTTATGGTGGATACCGATCAATGGATAAGAGAAGATATAACCATGGAAAAAATGGCGACGATGCAGTCCCCATTTAAGCCCGGTGGTGTAGTAACGGCAGCAACATCTTCACCGCTGTCAACCGGTGCCGCGGCCATGTTGCTGATGGAGAGGAATCTTGCGGATAAACTAGGGCTCGGCTATCATTTAAAATATGTGGCCGGAGCCATGGCAGGCTGCGACCCTTATGTAATGGGTATAGGTCCGATACCGGCAGTAAAAAAAGCTCTGGCCAGAGCCGGACTTGACGTAAAGGACATCGGCATATGGGAAATCAATGAAGCTTTCTGCAGTCAGGTGTTGGCCATTGTGAGAGAGTTTAGAATTGAAGAAAATGCTCCTTTTAAGAACGTAAATATCTGGGGCGGAGCCACCGCTCTTGGTCACCCGCTGGGCGAATCGGGAGTCCGGCTTTCAGTAACATTGAACACCATTATGAAGACGGAAAGAAAAGACGCCAAATACGGTTGCGCCAGTCTTTGCGGCGGATGGGGTATCGGAAATGCTGTGATATGGGAGAATGTTCATAAATAG
- a CDS encoding acyl-CoA dehydrogenase translates to MTNEYQEYFKEEHDMLRNSIRSLVKKGILPEIEKWEEAGEFPRELYKIAGDMGFLGIGYPEEVGGTPGDIFLKIVVVEELMRSGSAGLVAGLGSLDIAIPPIVRRGTPFQKERFVKPVLRGEKIAALAVTEPGGGSDVASLRTRAVRDGDFYVVNGSKTFITSGARADQITCAVRTGGEGAHGISFLIIESNTPGYSTGHPLKKTGWWASDTAEIFFDNCRVPVENLIGAENKGFSIIMENFQKERLMLCIMANMTAQIALEESIRYSGERTAFGLPLRGFQVTRHKLADMATLVEASREFTYRVAAKMNAGVNQLKEVSMAKIFACNVSDKVTYDAVQIFGGYGFMRDYLVERLYRDNRILSIGGGTTEIMKEIVSGLIM, encoded by the coding sequence ATGACGAACGAATATCAGGAATACTTCAAAGAAGAACATGATATGCTGCGCAATTCAATCAGATCTCTTGTTAAAAAGGGAATATTGCCGGAAATTGAAAAATGGGAAGAAGCGGGAGAATTCCCTCGGGAATTATACAAGATCGCCGGGGATATGGGCTTTCTGGGAATAGGATATCCTGAGGAAGTAGGCGGAACGCCCGGCGATATTTTTCTTAAAATCGTCGTGGTTGAGGAACTGATGCGTAGCGGATCAGCCGGTCTGGTTGCCGGTCTCGGATCTCTGGACATTGCCATACCGCCGATCGTGCGCAGAGGCACACCCTTCCAGAAGGAACGTTTCGTAAAACCTGTTCTTAGAGGCGAGAAAATTGCCGCTCTGGCTGTTACTGAGCCGGGCGGAGGGTCGGATGTTGCCAGCCTTAGGACAAGAGCTGTGCGTGACGGTGATTTTTACGTAGTCAATGGAAGTAAAACTTTTATAACAAGCGGTGCACGAGCCGACCAGATCACCTGTGCTGTGAGAACCGGCGGTGAGGGTGCGCACGGAATCAGCTTTCTGATTATTGAATCTAATACCCCGGGATATTCGACAGGCCATCCCTTAAAAAAAACCGGGTGGTGGGCATCGGACACGGCGGAAATATTTTTTGATAACTGCAGGGTACCGGTGGAAAACCTGATCGGAGCAGAAAACAAAGGATTCTCCATCATCATGGAAAATTTCCAAAAGGAAAGACTCATGCTTTGCATCATGGCCAACATGACGGCGCAGATTGCCCTGGAAGAATCCATAAGATACTCCGGTGAACGAACGGCATTCGGTCTGCCGCTAAGAGGCTTCCAGGTGACAAGACATAAACTGGCGGACATGGCCACACTGGTGGAAGCAAGCCGTGAATTCACATACCGGGTTGCCGCCAAGATGAATGCTGGTGTAAATCAGCTAAAAGAGGTTTCCATGGCCAAGATATTCGCCTGCAATGTCAGCGACAAGGTCACCTATGATGCAGTTCAGATATTCGGAGGATACGGCTTCATGCGAGACTACCTGGTTGAACGCCTCTACCGCGACAACAGAATCCTTTCCATAGGCGGCGGGACCACTGAGATCATGAAAGAAATTGTTTCTGGCTTAATCATGTGA
- a CDS encoding 2-nitropropane dioxygenase: MKRIVLRTKLCDMLGIEYPIISAGMGPTLIGEPNGAPVELVVAVSEAGGLGVLGGAGFNIDELQQAIREIKAQTDKPFGVDLLLPQNVIKTDGSHESIPLMTLLEGLPPPYLDWFYKIKAEMDLPEIDLMVKMDTTVVQPQEAIRICIEERVPLFCAGLGNPGGMVNEAHAHGMKVLGITGNVKNAKRMAVSGLDLIVAQGHEAGGHTGRIGTMALLPQVIDSVTPIPVLAAGGIGDGRGLAAALAMGCIGVWVGTRFLATNEGGAMDLCKQRILDATDEDTRVSKLYTGKTSRANYTKIHDLWDKSGLEAMPFPIQVLLASALLGSFVKGNKEDYIGGFAGQISGLIHKIVPARQVVEDMVAETAEILMEKLPQTVTIK; encoded by the coding sequence ATGAAAAGGATAGTTCTCCGTACCAAATTGTGTGACATGCTGGGCATCGAGTATCCCATCATCAGTGCGGGCATGGGCCCCACATTGATTGGTGAACCGAATGGGGCGCCAGTAGAACTTGTCGTGGCTGTATCTGAGGCCGGAGGTTTGGGAGTTCTTGGCGGAGCAGGCTTCAATATCGATGAACTGCAACAGGCCATTCGGGAAATCAAAGCCCAAACCGACAAACCCTTTGGTGTTGACCTGCTGCTTCCTCAAAATGTTATAAAAACAGATGGCTCGCATGAGTCTATTCCGCTCATGACTTTACTCGAAGGCCTTCCCCCACCATATCTTGATTGGTTCTATAAAATAAAAGCGGAAATGGATTTGCCGGAAATTGATCTCATGGTAAAAATGGACACGACTGTAGTGCAACCCCAAGAAGCAATTCGGATCTGCATCGAGGAAAGAGTGCCGCTCTTTTGTGCCGGTCTGGGCAACCCGGGGGGTATGGTGAATGAAGCTCATGCCCATGGGATGAAAGTTCTGGGAATCACAGGCAATGTGAAAAATGCGAAACGTATGGCCGTATCGGGTCTCGATCTTATCGTGGCTCAGGGTCATGAGGCAGGCGGTCATACAGGAAGAATCGGTACGATGGCCTTGCTTCCCCAGGTAATTGATAGCGTAACACCGATTCCGGTATTAGCGGCTGGAGGTATCGGTGACGGACGTGGATTGGCGGCTGCTCTGGCCATGGGTTGTATCGGAGTCTGGGTAGGGACACGTTTTCTCGCTACAAATGAAGGCGGTGCCATGGATCTTTGCAAGCAACGTATTCTTGATGCTACTGATGAAGATACGCGCGTCAGCAAGCTTTATACCGGCAAAACATCTAGGGCCAATTATACCAAAATCCATGATCTTTGGGATAAATCTGGTCTTGAAGCAATGCCCTTTCCCATCCAGGTCCTTTTGGCCTCGGCACTGCTGGGATCCTTCGTGAAAGGCAATAAAGAGGACTATATCGGTGGATTCGCCGGACAGATTTCTGGCCTGATTCATAAGATTGTCCCCGCCCGTCAGGTGGTTGAGGATATGGTGGCTGAAACTGCAGAAATTTTGATGGAGAAGTTACCGCAGACCGTTACAATAAAATGA
- the asd gene encoding aspartate-semialdehyde dehydrogenase produces the protein MLRIAIVGATGIVGQQAIVSLIGHPWFKITKLVASERSAGKKYIEALKDANGSSRWWCTEELPDDIAKMVVEEAASFDARSVDIIFSTMDAGAAKELEPKYAKTTPVISTASSFRYEDDTPILVGGVNMDHAALLAVQQKNRRWKGFVSPKPNCTIAGLVVSLKPIQELFGVKQVVMTSLQAMSGAGRTPGLSVMDMTENVIPYISGEEPKVETEPQKILGKFTGKNIKHAPFGITATCTRVPVLDGHMVCAFVQTEKPCSPEQVKKAMMNFGKDFIDLDLPSSPAHLIDVTDDPFRPQPRMDRDKGGGMTVTVGRIRKDPIIENGIKYVCLAHNTKLGAAKGALQTAEYLVKNYLKLVK, from the coding sequence ATGTTAAGAATTGCTATTGTCGGTGCAACCGGGATAGTCGGTCAGCAGGCGATTGTCAGCTTGATCGGGCATCCCTGGTTTAAAATAACAAAGTTGGTAGCTTCGGAACGGTCGGCAGGGAAAAAATATATTGAAGCTCTTAAAGATGCCAATGGCTCTTCACGCTGGTGGTGTACTGAAGAATTGCCCGATGATATCGCTAAAATGGTTGTAGAAGAAGCAGCTTCTTTCGATGCCAGATCGGTGGATATCATTTTTTCCACAATGGATGCGGGTGCAGCCAAAGAACTGGAACCGAAGTATGCCAAAACTACACCGGTTATCAGTACAGCTTCGTCGTTTCGTTATGAAGATGACACACCGATTCTTGTCGGTGGAGTGAATATGGATCACGCGGCATTGCTCGCGGTGCAGCAGAAGAACCGCCGCTGGAAGGGATTTGTTTCTCCAAAACCGAATTGTACGATTGCCGGATTGGTGGTTTCTTTGAAACCGATACAGGAGCTTTTTGGCGTAAAGCAAGTAGTGATGACTTCGCTTCAGGCCATGTCCGGCGCGGGAAGAACTCCGGGCTTATCCGTTATGGACATGACGGAAAATGTTATTCCCTATATATCCGGCGAAGAGCCAAAAGTGGAAACTGAGCCGCAAAAAATTTTAGGAAAGTTTACCGGCAAAAATATTAAGCATGCGCCTTTTGGTATTACGGCGACATGTACCCGCGTACCTGTGCTTGACGGTCATATGGTGTGCGCTTTTGTGCAAACAGAAAAACCCTGTTCGCCGGAACAAGTGAAAAAGGCAATGATGAATTTCGGCAAGGATTTTATCGATCTTGACCTGCCCAGTTCACCGGCGCATCTGATTGATGTTACCGATGATCCTTTCCGTCCTCAGCCGAGAATGGACAGAGACAAGGGCGGTGGGATGACTGTTACTGTTGGACGCATCCGCAAAGATCCGATTATTGAAAACGGGATCAAATATGTTTGCCTTGCTCATAACACCAAGTTGGGAGCGGCCAAGGGTGCTCTGCAAACAGCGGAGTATCTGGTCAAGAATTATCTGAAACTGGTTAAATAA
- a CDS encoding 3-methyladenine DNA glycosylase — MNILDRKFYRYDTLKVARALLGKKLVRQIGDLRLSGMVVETEAYCGREDSACHAHRGKTLRNAMMFGEPGHAYIYFTYGMHYMLNLVTEDEGSPCAVLIRAVVPLAGIEEMEDRRKRKGADLTNGPAKLCQAFSIDKALNGWDLTRGEELWVEDYKIISTKSIITTPRIGIDYSKKTDREALWRFLIKTEEK, encoded by the coding sequence ATGAACATATTGGACAGAAAATTTTATCGGTATGATACGCTTAAAGTTGCCCGCGCGCTTTTAGGGAAAAAATTGGTGCGTCAAATTGGCGACCTGCGGCTTTCCGGCATGGTTGTGGAGACCGAAGCTTACTGCGGCAGGGAAGACAGCGCCTGTCATGCTCATCGCGGCAAGACGCTGCGCAATGCGATGATGTTCGGTGAACCCGGTCATGCTTACATTTATTTTACTTACGGCATGCACTACATGCTCAATCTGGTGACTGAAGATGAAGGCAGTCCGTGCGCTGTGCTTATCCGCGCTGTTGTGCCGCTTGCCGGAATAGAAGAAATGGAAGACCGTAGGAAGAGAAAAGGCGCAGACTTAACCAATGGTCCCGCCAAGCTTTGCCAGGCTTTTTCAATAGACAAAGCTTTGAACGGTTGGGATCTAACGCGTGGTGAAGAATTGTGGGTGGAGGATTACAAAATAATTTCTACTAAATCAATCATCACTACTCCGCGCATAGGGATAGATTATTCAAAGAAGACAGACAGAGAGGCTCTCTGGCGATTTCTGATTAAAACTGAAGAAAAATAA